GGCACCGCCAGCGGCAAATCGACGAGACGCAGGCGCTGCCACGCGGTCATGCCGATGCCGGTGCCGGCTTCCTTGATTCCGGCGTCCACGTTGCGCAGCGCGAGGTAGGTGTTGCGCATGATCGGCAGCAGCGAGTAGAGGAACACGGCCGTGATCGCCGGCGCGGCGCCGATGCCCTGGCCAAAGCGCGAGAAGAACGGGATCATCAGGCCGAACAGCGCGATGGACGGCAGCGTGAGCACGATGGTGGCGACCCCGAGCAGCGGCCCGGCGAGCCATTCGTGGCGGTTGATGAGGATGCCGAGCGGCACGCCCGCGACGATCGCGCAGCCCACGGCGACGGCGACCAGCCATAC
The DNA window shown above is from Burkholderia pyrrocinia and carries:
- a CDS encoding ABC transporter permease produces the protein MNVFDYLASSWPELLQLTLQHVWLVAVAVGCAIVAGVPLGILINRHEWLAGPLLGVATIVLTLPSIALFGLMIPFFSRFGQGIGAAPAITAVFLYSLLPIMRNTYLALRNVDAGIKEAGTGIGMTAWQRLRLVDLPLAVPVILAGVRTAVVMNIGVMTIAAVIGAGGLGTLILRAIGQSSMMKLLVGAVLVSLLAIVADRLLQMLQRALTPKGVQKT